From Amycolatopsis sp. YIM 10, the proteins below share one genomic window:
- a CDS encoding ester cyclase: MSRFTLPPEDVLRAREKLVLDHFRDEVRQDWAATLSTFPHPHYELIAQMTVHDGDREVRDYYHDTRVAFPDQNHEIIALRHAHDAVIVEFWLTGTHNGPLGKIPPTGSKHRTRMTAYFVFDAEENLVVERVYFDQLTILKQLVGGLDKKNPADLLKLGRVVAGVLAMAGGDPDPRLTATVAPDLDD; the protein is encoded by the coding sequence ATGTCCCGCTTCACCCTCCCGCCCGAAGATGTGCTGCGCGCCCGCGAGAAGCTGGTCCTTGACCACTTCCGGGACGAGGTCCGCCAGGACTGGGCCGCGACCCTGTCGACGTTCCCGCATCCGCACTACGAGCTGATCGCGCAGATGACCGTCCACGATGGAGACCGCGAGGTCCGCGACTACTACCACGACACGCGCGTGGCCTTCCCCGACCAGAACCACGAGATCATCGCCTTGCGCCACGCACACGACGCCGTGATCGTCGAATTCTGGCTGACCGGCACCCACAACGGCCCGCTCGGCAAGATCCCGCCCACCGGCTCGAAGCACCGCACCAGGATGACCGCGTATTTCGTTTTCGACGCGGAGGAGAACCTGGTCGTGGAGCGCGTCTACTTCGACCAGCTCACCATTCTCAAGCAGCTGGTCGGTGGTCTGGACAAGAAGAATCCCGCCGACCTGCTCAAGCTCGGCCGCGTGGTGGCCGGGGTGCTCGCCATGGCGGGCGGTGACCCGGATCCGCGCCTGACCGCCACGGTCGCCCCCGACCTCGACGACTGA
- a CDS encoding AMP-binding protein — protein sequence MDEDQVHRLVEGHARRAPEAVAVVCGERTLSYGELDSTSARLAGYLRQQGAGKRDVVVVCLDRSVELPAAVLAVLRAGAVYVLLEPSAPDRRLREVLRELDPALVITQESHRIRLADVVEAAIVCVDTDAGAIAAEPEAGQAPEIFGTNPACLVHRGTAIEHRQLALAQRDWAGHYELTPVDRVLQTAPAESVVFTADWIRALCSGATLVLAGRDFGTDRTASIAELAELLDEQRITVLECETHLARRLGDELRERRPGSLRLFAVSGERWFLGEHRELARILGPRVRLVHVHRVPEVVNDLRRLELSMLGAPRFRDDQALLGRPVPGVEIRVVAPGTWQSTTDVGEVAIRIGESPLRRTRDLARLRPDGLLDHLGRADVRATGLNAVAVAEVESALRSFPEVREAVVADDPDFWDEYAGRVRRTAVGYVVPTPGREIDAARLARLHNGHLARVVVVPSLPRDGSGAVDRERLPRAVVPRSRHGETGLTAKGGPRWFGENSLTGIGYGLAIAIALTLASYLLTDVFWPGSRNTERVPQPWAAFFHVLYAAESASFGLGAAYLFRGYRWIASLERGLPLTVAAHLSLAWLLLAWWPQDNFYRLSSPQDWPRQTVLVFTFNITLMVAGAVLVRFVSARRRTEPR from the coding sequence GTGGACGAGGACCAGGTGCATCGTCTGGTCGAGGGGCACGCCCGGCGGGCGCCGGAGGCCGTCGCCGTGGTGTGTGGTGAGCGCACGCTGTCCTATGGCGAGCTGGACTCCACCTCGGCGCGACTCGCCGGATACCTGCGGCAGCAGGGGGCAGGCAAGCGCGATGTGGTGGTGGTCTGCCTCGACCGGTCCGTCGAGCTGCCCGCGGCCGTGCTCGCGGTACTGCGCGCGGGCGCGGTGTACGTGTTGCTCGAACCTTCGGCGCCGGACCGCAGGTTGCGCGAGGTGCTCCGCGAACTGGACCCGGCGCTGGTGATCACTCAAGAGAGCCACCGGATCCGGCTGGCGGACGTGGTCGAAGCGGCGATCGTCTGCGTGGACACCGACGCCGGCGCGATCGCCGCCGAACCGGAGGCCGGCCAGGCACCCGAGATCTTCGGCACCAACCCGGCCTGCCTCGTACACCGCGGTACCGCGATAGAGCACCGTCAGCTGGCCCTCGCCCAGCGCGACTGGGCCGGGCACTACGAGCTGACGCCCGTCGACCGGGTCCTGCAGACGGCGCCCGCCGAGTCCGTCGTTTTCACCGCCGACTGGATCCGCGCGCTGTGCTCCGGCGCCACCCTGGTGCTCGCCGGACGTGACTTCGGCACCGACCGGACCGCCTCGATCGCCGAGCTGGCCGAGTTGCTCGACGAACAGCGGATCACCGTGCTGGAGTGCGAGACCCACCTGGCCCGCCGTCTGGGCGACGAACTGCGGGAGCGGCGGCCCGGATCGCTCCGGTTGTTCGCGGTGAGCGGGGAACGGTGGTTCCTCGGCGAGCATCGTGAGCTGGCGCGGATCCTCGGCCCGCGGGTGCGGCTGGTGCACGTCCACCGGGTGCCCGAAGTGGTGAACGACCTGCGGCGACTGGAGCTGTCCATGCTCGGCGCCCCACGGTTCCGGGATGACCAGGCACTGCTCGGCCGGCCGGTGCCGGGGGTCGAGATCCGCGTGGTCGCGCCGGGAACCTGGCAGAGCACCACGGACGTCGGCGAGGTCGCGATCAGGATCGGGGAAAGCCCGCTGCGCCGCACGCGGGATCTGGCCCGGCTCCGGCCCGACGGCCTGCTCGACCACCTCGGCCGGGCCGATGTGCGCGCCACCGGCCTGAACGCGGTCGCCGTCGCCGAAGTCGAATCGGCATTGCGGTCCTTTCCCGAGGTGCGGGAGGCCGTGGTGGCCGACGATCCGGACTTCTGGGACGAGTACGCCGGGCGTGTCCGGCGGACGGCCGTCGGTTACGTGGTGCCCACGCCGGGCCGGGAGATCGACGCGGCCCGGCTGGCCCGCCTCCACAATGGACACCTGGCGCGGGTCGTCGTGGTTCCGTCGCTGCCGCGCGACGGTTCCGGCGCGGTCGACCGCGAGCGCCTGCCCCGTGCCGTCGTGCCGCGGTCACGGCACGGTGAAACCGGGCTGACGGCCAAAGGCGGGCCACGGTGGTTCGGGGAGAACTCACTCACCGGCATCGGCTACGGCCTGGCGATCGCCATCGCCCTGACACTGGCGAGCTACCTGCTGACAGACGTGTTCTGGCCCGGTTCCCGGAACACCGAACGCGTACCGCAGCCGTGGGCGGCCTTCTTCCACGTGCTCTACGCCGCCGAATCCGCGTCGTTCGGGCTCGGCGCCGCCTACCTCTTCCGCGGTTACCGGTGGATCGCCTCGCTGGAGCGCGGCCTGCCGCTGACCGTCGCGGCGCACCTGTCGCTGGCCTGGCTGCTGCTGGCCTGGTGGCCGCAGGACAACTTCTACCGGCTCAGCTCACCGCAGGATTGGCCGCGCCAGACCGTTCTGGTGTTCACCTTCAACATCACGCTGATGGTGGCGGGCGCCGTGCTCGTCCGGTTCGTCTCGGCGCGACGCCGCACCGAGCCGCGGTGA
- a CDS encoding VWA domain-containing protein: MRKLIAFAVAVACAATLAACDTGQGADPEQPAGPPRPGTLRVLAGSELEDLKPVLEEAAKATGVTVNFSFTGTLEGTELLANGGADGKYDALWFSSNRYPQGIPGAASRLGNQTKIMSSPVVLGLSTSAAQRLGWAGRPVSWAEIAEQAGDQAFTYGMTDPSASNSGFSALVGVASALAGTGSAIDAGQIGAVTPALTEFFTAQALSAGSSGWLSEAYQRRATGQEPGAKVDGLINYESVLLSMNAGGKLPEPLTLIYPSDGVVTADYPLTLLNNTGDDARAAYQKLTEHLRSPEAQRRIMETTQRRPVVPGVPLGPQFGSQSLVELPFPATQEAFDALLSAYFDKIRRPSRTLYVLDTSGSMAGDRITALRSALAGLTGADGSLTGRYRKFRSREEITMLPFDTGPDQPRTFTVPEQDPQPALDQVKAFAEGLTADGGTAIYDSLKRGYQVLSPLVSQDANRFTSIVLMTDGENTDGSDAASFEAALPGMPENVRGVPVFTVLFGEGNVDQLNRVASLTGGKVFDARDTDLGKVFQEIRGYQ; this comes from the coding sequence ATGAGGAAACTGATCGCGTTCGCCGTCGCGGTGGCGTGCGCCGCGACCCTCGCCGCCTGCGACACGGGTCAGGGCGCCGATCCGGAGCAACCGGCCGGGCCGCCCCGGCCGGGCACCCTGCGCGTGCTCGCGGGCAGTGAACTCGAGGACCTGAAGCCGGTGCTCGAAGAGGCGGCGAAGGCCACCGGGGTCACGGTGAACTTCAGCTTCACCGGCACCCTGGAGGGCACCGAGCTGCTCGCGAACGGTGGCGCCGACGGCAAGTACGACGCGCTCTGGTTCTCCTCGAACCGTTACCCGCAGGGCATTCCCGGCGCGGCGAGCAGGCTGGGCAACCAGACCAAGATCATGAGTTCGCCGGTGGTGCTCGGCCTGTCCACCTCTGCGGCGCAGCGGCTCGGCTGGGCGGGCAGGCCGGTCAGCTGGGCCGAGATCGCCGAGCAGGCGGGTGATCAGGCGTTCACCTACGGGATGACCGATCCGTCGGCCTCGAATTCCGGTTTCTCCGCGCTGGTCGGGGTGGCCTCCGCACTGGCGGGCACCGGCAGCGCGATCGACGCCGGGCAGATCGGCGCGGTGACCCCGGCACTGACCGAGTTCTTCACCGCGCAGGCGCTGTCCGCGGGCTCGTCGGGCTGGCTGTCCGAGGCCTATCAGCGGCGGGCCACCGGACAGGAACCCGGGGCCAAGGTCGACGGCCTGATCAACTACGAATCGGTGCTGCTGTCGATGAACGCCGGCGGCAAGCTCCCGGAACCGCTGACGCTGATCTACCCGAGCGACGGCGTGGTGACCGCGGACTACCCGCTCACCCTGCTGAACAACACCGGCGACGACGCCCGCGCGGCGTACCAGAAGCTCACCGAGCACCTGCGCTCGCCGGAGGCGCAGCGCCGGATCATGGAAACCACGCAGCGCCGCCCGGTGGTGCCCGGGGTGCCGCTCGGGCCGCAGTTCGGCAGCCAGAGCTTGGTGGAACTGCCGTTCCCGGCCACCCAGGAAGCCTTCGACGCGCTGCTTTCCGCCTATTTCGACAAGATCCGGCGGCCGTCCCGCACGTTGTACGTGCTCGACACCTCGGGTTCGATGGCGGGTGATCGCATCACCGCGCTGCGGTCGGCGCTGGCCGGGCTGACCGGCGCCGACGGCTCGCTGACCGGGCGGTACCGGAAGTTCCGCAGCCGGGAGGAGATCACCATGCTCCCGTTCGACACCGGGCCCGATCAGCCACGCACGTTCACCGTGCCGGAGCAGGACCCGCAACCGGCGCTGGACCAGGTCAAGGCGTTCGCCGAGGGGCTCACCGCGGACGGCGGCACGGCGATCTACGACAGCCTGAAACGGGGTTACCAGGTCCTTTCGCCACTGGTGAGCCAGGACGCGAACCGGTTCACCTCGATCGTGCTGATGACCGACGGCGAGAACACCGACGGTTCGGACGCCGCGTCGTTCGAGGCGGCGCTGCCCGGCATGCCCGAGAACGTGCGGGGAGTGCCGGTGTTCACGGTGTTGTTCGGCGAGGGCAACGTGGACCAGTTGAACCGGGTCGCGTCGCTCACCGGGGGCAAGGTGTTCGACGCGCGTGACACCGATCTGGGCAAGGTCTTCCAGGAAATCCGCGGGTACCAATGA